A stretch of Caenibius tardaugens NBRC 16725 DNA encodes these proteins:
- the pyrF gene encoding orotidine-5'-phosphate decarboxylase, with product MTNPVYLAVDVPQLDAAQALANRVKAHVGGLKLGLEFFCAHGHHGVREMAQIGLPIFLDLKLHDIPNTVASAMQAIHTLEPAIVTVHAAGGRAMMEDAKAAAGERCKVVAVTVLTSLDDSDLDAIGVGGSSHDQALRLADLAHSAGLDGIVCSGHEVGAVHRQWKDGYFVVPGLRPADSATADQKRIVTPRQARDNGAGVLVIGRPISRADDPVAAARAIEATL from the coding sequence ATGACCAATCCCGTTTACCTTGCCGTTGATGTGCCCCAGCTCGATGCCGCCCAGGCCTTGGCAAACAGGGTGAAGGCCCATGTCGGCGGGCTGAAGCTGGGGCTCGAATTCTTCTGCGCGCACGGGCATCACGGCGTGCGGGAAATGGCGCAGATTGGCCTGCCGATCTTTCTCGATCTCAAGCTGCACGACATCCCCAACACGGTGGCTTCGGCCATGCAGGCGATTCACACGCTGGAACCGGCCATCGTCACCGTGCATGCCGCCGGTGGCCGCGCCATGATGGAAGATGCCAAGGCCGCTGCCGGGGAACGGTGCAAGGTTGTCGCTGTCACCGTGCTGACCAGCCTCGATGACAGCGATCTCGATGCCATCGGCGTAGGCGGATCGTCCCACGATCAGGCGCTGCGTCTGGCCGATCTGGCCCATTCGGCCGGGCTCGACGGCATCGTCTGTTCCGGCCACGAAGTCGGCGCGGTCCACCGGCAGTGGAAAGACGGATACTTCGTGGTGCCCGGCCTGCGCCCGGCGGACAGCGCCACGGCCGACCAGAAGCGGATCGTCACCCCGCGTCAGGCGCGGGACAATGGCGCCGGTGTGCTGGTGATCGGCCGCCCGATCAGCCGCGCCGACGATCCCGTCGCCGCCGCCCGCGCGATTGAGGCCACGCTCTAG
- a CDS encoding ATP synthase subunit B, which translates to MANPAAEHAVDAVDHSAHTTATVEHPAGGEGAHHGPEALSLGASGWVGMAMLVFIVLLIWKKVPAVITGGLDTKIAEIKHQLDEAKQLRAEAEALRQEYANKIANAEKDAAAMIEHAQHEASGIVAKAEADTEAMIARRQKMAEDKIAAAERGAVDELRAKAASVASAAARGLIAEKHDASADKKLVDEAIATI; encoded by the coding sequence ATGGCTAATCCTGCCGCTGAACACGCCGTGGATGCTGTGGATCACAGCGCACACACAACCGCGACGGTCGAACATCCCGCTGGTGGCGAAGGCGCCCATCACGGTCCTGAAGCGCTCAGCCTGGGTGCGTCGGGCTGGGTCGGCATGGCCATGCTGGTGTTCATCGTTCTGCTGATCTGGAAGAAGGTTCCGGCGGTCATCACCGGCGGGCTGGATACCAAGATCGCCGAAATCAAGCATCAGCTTGACGAAGCGAAGCAGTTGCGTGCCGAAGCCGAAGCGCTCCGTCAGGAATATGCGAACAAGATCGCCAATGCCGAAAAGGACGCGGCGGCCATGATCGAGCATGCGCAGCACGAAGCCAGCGGCATTGTCGCGAAGGCCGAAGCGGACACCGAAGCGATGATCGCCCGCCGTCAGAAGATGGCGGAAGACAAGATCGCCGCTGCGGAACGCGGTGCGGTGGATGAACTGCGCGCCAAGGCCGCCAGTGTGGCAAGCGCTGCGGCACGCGGGCTCATCGCTGAAAAGCATGATGCCAGCGCCGACAAGAAGCTGGTCGACGAAGCGATCGCCACGATCTGA
- a CDS encoding YnbE family lipoprotein, which produces MRRSYSGAVGAMAMLIGGALASAGCVSVSAPDKPIVIELNINIKQEVVYKLDKGVQDMIEQNSEIF; this is translated from the coding sequence ATGCGAAGGTCATACAGTGGCGCCGTGGGTGCCATGGCGATGTTGATAGGCGGGGCATTGGCAAGTGCCGGCTGCGTTTCGGTTTCCGCACCGGACAAGCCGATTGTCATCGAACTGAATATCAACATCAAACAGGAAGTCGTTTATAAGCTGGACAAGGGTGTCCAGGACATGATTGAACAGAATTCGGAGATTTTCTGA
- a CDS encoding 2-hydroxyacid dehydrogenase — translation MGATPGRKPHATQPVVDPRRRAIVGRMIRPDILVAAPMPLAVMAALDARFTAHRLWELGGADALPPTTRDAIVGIAANTLAGQIDSRLFDRLPHLQIVANFGVGYDNVDARAAAERGVIVTNTPGVLDAEVADLTVGLLLATIRRIPQADRYVREGRWATQPFPLSATLQGRQIGILGLGAIGKAIARRLAAFDLAIAYCGRHRQPDVPYAYFPDARSLAQACDVLIVIVPGGDATTHLVDRPVLTALGPQGVLINVSRGSVVDEEALIAALQDGTIAAAGLDVYVNEPHVPAALIAMANVVLLPHVGSGSVATRAAMGQLVVDNLIAWFTQGKPLTPVAESRHLPGAV, via the coding sequence ATGGGGGCCACGCCCGGCCGCAAACCGCACGCCACGCAGCCTGTCGTCGATCCGCGGCGGCGCGCTATAGTCGGGCGCATGATTCGCCCTGATATCCTTGTCGCCGCCCCCATGCCCCTCGCCGTGATGGCGGCGCTGGACGCGCGCTTTACCGCACACCGGCTATGGGAACTGGGTGGGGCCGACGCCCTGCCCCCGACAACGCGCGATGCGATTGTCGGCATTGCCGCCAACACGCTCGCCGGACAGATCGACAGCCGCCTGTTCGACCGCCTGCCGCATCTGCAGATCGTCGCCAATTTCGGGGTCGGTTATGACAATGTCGACGCGCGCGCGGCGGCCGAGCGCGGGGTTATCGTCACCAATACCCCCGGCGTGCTGGATGCCGAAGTCGCGGACCTGACCGTGGGTCTGCTGCTTGCCACGATCCGCCGGATTCCGCAGGCCGACCGCTATGTTCGCGAAGGCCGCTGGGCCACCCAGCCCTTCCCGCTTTCAGCAACGCTACAGGGCCGCCAGATCGGCATTCTCGGGCTGGGCGCAATCGGCAAGGCCATTGCCCGCAGGCTTGCCGCGTTCGATCTCGCTATCGCCTATTGCGGACGCCATCGGCAGCCCGACGTCCCCTATGCCTACTTCCCGGACGCCCGTAGCCTCGCGCAAGCCTGCGACGTCCTGATCGTGATTGTGCCCGGCGGAGATGCGACCACGCATCTGGTCGATCGCCCGGTGCTCACCGCCCTCGGGCCGCAAGGCGTGCTGATCAATGTCTCCCGCGGGAGCGTGGTGGATGAAGAGGCCCTGATTGCGGCCCTGCAGGATGGCACGATCGCGGCCGCCGGGCTGGACGTCTATGTCAACGAGCCCCATGTCCCCGCCGCATTGATCGCGATGGCGAACGTGGTGCTGCTGCCCCATGTCGGTTCCGGCTCCGTCGCCACCCGCGCGGCGATGGGACAACTCGTCGTCGATAATCTGATTGCCTGGTTCACTCAGGGGAAGCCGCTCACCCCGGTGGCGGAATCGCGGCATTTGCCGGGCGCGGTCTGA
- a CDS encoding F0F1 ATP synthase subunit C, with translation MDQEAAKLIGAGLAAIGAGMAAIGVGNVFGSFLESALRNPGAADGQQGRLFIGFAAAELLGLLSFVVAMILIFVA, from the coding sequence ATGGACCAAGAAGCAGCCAAGCTGATCGGTGCAGGCCTCGCAGCAATCGGCGCCGGTATGGCCGCCATCGGTGTGGGTAACGTGTTCGGCTCGTTCCTCGAAAGCGCTCTGCGTAACCCGGGCGCCGCTGACGGTCAGCAGGGCCGCCTGTTCATCGGCTTCGCCGCCGCCGAACTTCTGGGCCTTCTGTCGTTCGTCGTTGCGATGATCCTGATCTTCGTCGCCTGA
- the purB gene encoding adenylosuccinate lyase: protein MVPRYARPAMTAIWEPEARYRIWFEIEAHATQKLGELGVVPESGPKALWDWWQTNPSIDVAAIDAKEAVLKHDVIAFLDWVAEQVGPEARFMHQGMTSSDVLDTTLAVQLARASDILLDDIDALLAAIKRRAEEHKYTPTIGRSHGIHAEPTTFGKKLAEAYAEFARCRTRLVNARAEVATCAISGAVGTFANIDPAVEEYVAEQLGLAVEPVSTQVIPRDRHAMFFATLGVIASSIERLATEVRHLQRTEVLEAEEYFSPGQKGSSAMPHKRNPVLTENLTGLARVVRSAVTPALENVALWHERDISHSSVERFIGPDATITLDFALARLTSVIDKLVIYPERMQKNLDRMGGLVHSQRVLLALTQAGVTRDEAYRLVQRNAMKVWESDGQLSLLELLKADPEVTAALSPAELEDKFNLDYHFKQVDRIFDRVFG, encoded by the coding sequence ATGGTCCCCCGTTATGCCCGCCCCGCAATGACTGCGATCTGGGAACCCGAAGCGCGCTACCGCATCTGGTTCGAAATCGAGGCGCATGCCACCCAGAAGCTGGGCGAACTGGGCGTCGTGCCGGAAAGCGGACCGAAAGCGCTGTGGGACTGGTGGCAGACCAACCCGTCGATCGACGTGGCGGCGATCGATGCCAAGGAAGCCGTGCTCAAGCACGACGTGATCGCCTTCCTCGACTGGGTTGCCGAACAGGTCGGCCCCGAAGCGCGCTTCATGCATCAGGGCATGACCAGTTCCGATGTGCTCGACACCACGCTGGCGGTGCAGCTCGCCCGCGCGTCCGACATCCTGCTGGATGATATCGACGCGCTGCTGGCCGCGATCAAGCGCCGCGCGGAAGAACACAAGTACACCCCGACAATCGGCCGCAGCCACGGCATCCACGCCGAACCGACCACCTTCGGCAAGAAACTGGCCGAAGCCTATGCGGAATTTGCCCGCTGCCGTACGCGTCTGGTCAATGCCCGCGCGGAAGTGGCCACTTGCGCCATTTCGGGCGCGGTCGGCACCTTTGCCAATATCGATCCCGCCGTGGAAGAGTATGTCGCCGAACAGCTCGGCCTCGCGGTGGAGCCGGTATCGACGCAGGTGATCCCGCGCGATCGCCACGCGATGTTCTTCGCCACGCTGGGCGTTATCGCCAGCTCGATCGAACGCCTTGCCACCGAAGTGCGCCACTTGCAGCGCACCGAAGTGCTGGAAGCGGAAGAATATTTCTCGCCCGGCCAGAAGGGGTCGAGCGCGATGCCGCACAAGCGCAATCCGGTGCTGACTGAAAACCTCACCGGGCTGGCCCGTGTGGTGCGTTCCGCCGTCACCCCCGCGCTGGAAAACGTGGCGCTGTGGCACGAACGCGATATCTCGCACTCCTCCGTCGAACGTTTCATCGGCCCGGATGCGACGATCACGCTCGACTTCGCACTGGCGCGGTTGACCAGCGTGATCGACAAGCTGGTGATCTATCCCGAACGCATGCAGAAGAACCTCGATCGCATGGGCGGTCTGGTGCATTCGCAGCGCGTGCTGCTGGCGCTGACGCAGGCCGGGGTAACGCGCGACGAAGCCTATCGTCTGGTGCAGCGCAACGCGATGAAAGTGTGGGAATCGGATGGTCAGCTGTCGCTGCTGGAACTGCTGAAAGCCGATCCGGAAGTGACCGCCGCCCTTTCGCCTGCGGAACTCGAGGACAAGTTCAACCTCGATTACCACTTCAAGCAGGTCGATCGCATTTTCGATCGCGTGTTCGGCTGA
- the radC gene encoding RadC family protein, with protein MGGEKAKPHDSAGHRARLRQRLLDGGAEALADYEVLEYLLFAANSRGDTKPVAKALIQRFGSLAGAINADPAALAEVPGMGAVSAAALKIVGVAARRMARNEVQQQPVLASWQALIDYLHIDMAHLTVERVRVLYLNTQNHLILDHHVGDGSVDEAAIHPREVIRKALDIGATALIIVHNHPSGLPEPSKADIQITGRIAEAGRLLGVTVHDHVIIGRQGHVSLRAKGLV; from the coding sequence TTGGGCGGAGAAAAGGCGAAACCGCACGATTCCGCCGGTCATCGCGCCCGTTTGCGCCAGCGCCTGCTGGATGGCGGGGCGGAGGCGCTGGCCGATTACGAAGTCCTTGAATATCTTCTGTTTGCAGCCAACAGCCGGGGCGACACCAAGCCGGTAGCCAAAGCGCTGATCCAACGGTTCGGTTCGCTGGCAGGTGCGATCAATGCCGATCCCGCCGCATTGGCCGAAGTGCCGGGCATGGGGGCGGTCAGTGCCGCCGCGTTGAAAATCGTGGGCGTGGCGGCGCGGCGCATGGCCCGCAACGAAGTGCAGCAGCAGCCGGTACTGGCCAGTTGGCAGGCCCTGATCGACTATCTCCATATCGACATGGCGCATCTGACAGTGGAGCGCGTGCGCGTGCTCTATCTCAACACACAGAACCATCTGATCCTCGATCACCATGTCGGTGATGGTTCGGTGGATGAAGCCGCGATCCACCCGCGTGAAGTGATTCGCAAGGCGCTGGATATAGGCGCCACCGCGCTGATCATCGTGCACAACCATCCTTCCGGTTTGCCCGAACCGAGCAAGGCCGACATCCAGATCACCGGTCGCATTGCCGAAGCCGGGCGGCTGCTGGGCGTCACCGTACACGATCATGTCATCATCGGGCGGCAGGGGCATGTGTCCTTGCGCGCCAAGGGGCTCGTCTGA
- a CDS encoding DUF1318 domain-containing protein, protein MSAQGFTRAFGAAVLAAMVLVPGSAMAQRDPAYAAARAAGQVGEKTDGYLAALGGGGAVSSIVDDLNIKRRAAYTSEARTQSATVDQVAFVAGCRNIARTQAGEKYQAPDGSWQTRGAGAPNRDSRCP, encoded by the coding sequence ATGTCTGCCCAAGGTTTTACGCGTGCTTTCGGAGCGGCTGTACTGGCTGCCATGGTGCTCGTCCCGGGTTCGGCCATGGCGCAGCGCGATCCGGCCTATGCCGCCGCGCGCGCGGCTGGCCAGGTTGGTGAGAAGACCGATGGTTATCTCGCGGCACTGGGCGGCGGTGGCGCGGTGTCATCGATTGTCGATGACCTCAATATCAAGCGCCGGGCCGCCTATACCAGCGAAGCGCGCACCCAGTCGGCCACGGTCGATCAGGTGGCGTTCGTGGCCGGGTGCCGGAATATCGCCCGCACACAAGCGGGGGAAAAGTATCAGGCCCCCGATGGCTCGTGGCAGACCCGCGGCGCCGGGGCGCCCAACCGCGATTCCCGCTGTCCGTAA
- the rpsA gene encoding 30S ribosomal protein S1 produces the protein MASTANPTRDDFAKLLDEQLGGADDGGFEGRVVKGTITAIENGNVIIDVGLKSEGRVALREFSHGDQPHGLSVGDEVEVFVDRVENADGEAMLSRDRARREAAWDKLESEFGEGKRVEGRIFGRVKGGFTVDLDGAVAFLPGSQVDIRPVRDVGPLMDMPQPFQILKMDRRRGNIVVSRRAVLEETRAEQRSELIDKLSEGQVIDGVVKNITDYGAFVDLGGIDGLLHVTDMSYKRVNHPSEVVNIGDSVSVQIIRINQDTQRISLGMKQLESDPWDGVAAKYPVGAKLSGTVTNITEYGAFVELEAGIEGLVHVSEMSWTKKNVHPGKIVSTSQEVDVMVLEVDSDKRRISLGLKQAQQNPWEAFAEKHPVGSTVAGEVKNATEFGLFIGLDGDVDGMVHMSDIAWGISGEDALALHRKGEEVQAVVLDVDVEKERISLGMKQLEKGAPAAGGTSSSGSLRRGEVVTVTILEVRDGGLEVQAGDDGATGFIKRSDLGRDRDEQRPDRFQAGQKVDAMVTGFDRSKKPNFSIKARQLAEEKEAVEQYGSSDSGASLGDILGEALKQKQ, from the coding sequence ATGGCCTCAACGGCAAACCCCACTCGCGACGATTTCGCGAAACTCCTTGATGAACAGCTCGGCGGCGCCGACGACGGCGGCTTCGAAGGCCGCGTTGTCAAGGGCACCATCACTGCCATCGAAAACGGCAACGTCATCATCGACGTAGGCCTGAAGAGCGAAGGCCGCGTTGCCTTGCGCGAATTTTCCCATGGCGATCAGCCCCACGGCCTCAGCGTTGGCGACGAAGTGGAAGTCTTCGTTGACCGCGTCGAAAACGCCGATGGCGAAGCCATGCTCAGCCGCGACCGCGCCCGCCGCGAAGCCGCCTGGGACAAGCTTGAATCCGAATTCGGCGAAGGCAAGCGCGTCGAAGGCCGCATCTTCGGCCGCGTCAAGGGCGGCTTCACTGTCGACCTCGATGGCGCCGTGGCCTTCCTGCCCGGTTCGCAGGTCGATATCCGCCCCGTGCGCGATGTAGGCCCGCTGATGGACATGCCGCAGCCGTTCCAGATCCTCAAGATGGATCGCCGCCGTGGCAATATCGTCGTTTCGCGCCGTGCGGTTCTCGAAGAAACCCGCGCAGAACAGCGCAGCGAACTGATCGACAAGCTGTCCGAAGGCCAGGTGATCGACGGCGTCGTGAAGAACATCACCGATTACGGTGCGTTCGTTGATCTCGGCGGCATCGACGGCCTGCTCCATGTCACCGACATGAGCTACAAGCGCGTCAACCACCCGAGCGAAGTCGTCAACATCGGCGACAGCGTTTCGGTCCAGATCATCCGCATCAACCAGGATACGCAGCGCATCAGCCTCGGCATGAAGCAGCTCGAAAGCGATCCGTGGGATGGCGTCGCCGCCAAGTACCCGGTTGGCGCGAAGCTGTCGGGCACGGTCACGAACATCACCGAATACGGTGCCTTCGTGGAACTGGAAGCTGGCATCGAAGGCCTGGTCCACGTTTCGGAAATGTCCTGGACCAAGAAGAACGTCCACCCCGGCAAGATCGTTTCGACCAGCCAGGAAGTCGACGTCATGGTTCTCGAAGTCGATTCGGACAAGCGCCGCATCAGCCTCGGCCTCAAGCAGGCCCAGCAGAACCCCTGGGAAGCCTTTGCAGAAAAGCACCCGGTTGGTTCGACTGTCGCCGGCGAAGTCAAGAACGCGACCGAATTCGGCCTGTTCATCGGCCTCGATGGCGATGTGGACGGCATGGTCCACATGTCCGACATCGCATGGGGCATCTCGGGCGAAGACGCACTGGCTCTGCACCGCAAGGGTGAAGAAGTTCAGGCCGTCGTCCTCGACGTGGACGTCGAAAAGGAACGCATCAGCCTCGGTATGAAGCAGCTCGAAAAGGGCGCTCCGGCAGCCGGCGGCACTTCGTCGAGCGGTTCGCTCCGTCGCGGCGAAGTCGTCACAGTCACCATTCTCGAAGTCCGCGATGGCGGCCTCGAAGTGCAGGCTGGCGACGATGGCGCAACCGGCTTCATCAAGCGTTCGGATCTCGGCCGTGACCGTGACGAACAGCGTCCCGACCGTTTCCAGGCCGGCCAGAAGGTCGACGCCATGGTTACCGGTTTCGACCGTTCGAAGAAGCCGAACTTCTCGATCAAGGCCCGCCAGTTGGCCGAAGAAAAGGAAGCCGTCGAACAGTACGGTTCGTCCGATTCGGGTGCATCGCTCGGCGACATCCTCGGCGAGGCTCTGAAGCAGAAGCAGTAA
- a CDS encoding YdbH domain-containing protein encodes MEDRQKPGRFEPLTAQGADLTLDNNVILANALMQNPKSGRDVMRVAITHDLGSATGHADLNVGNLVFDDQLQPDMLTGLALGVVANAKGTVTGTGRIDWTPAGVTSTGRFSTQSLDLAAAFGPVQGASGTIVFTDLLGMVTAPNQQLKIAGINPGIEVRDGVLTYDMKPNFVLDIHGARWPFMDGTLTLEPTRMRLGEAETRRYTLTVDGLDAAVFVQRMELGNIMATGKFDGTLPLVFDQDGGRIEGGRLASRAPGGNVSYLGELTYKDLSAMGNFAFDALRSIDYGEMQVDMNGSLAGEILTRVSFDGLSQGQGASKNFITKQVAKLPIHFNVNIKAPFFSLFGSFKSLYDPTLVPDPAKLGLIGAKKPPVSGSTANERRSATSQ; translated from the coding sequence GTGGAAGACCGTCAGAAGCCGGGCCGGTTCGAACCGCTCACCGCGCAAGGTGCGGATCTGACGCTGGACAATAATGTCATTCTTGCCAATGCCTTGATGCAGAATCCCAAGAGTGGACGGGATGTTATGCGCGTGGCCATCACGCATGATCTGGGCAGCGCCACCGGTCATGCCGATCTCAATGTCGGCAATCTCGTGTTTGATGACCAGTTGCAGCCCGACATGCTGACCGGGCTGGCGCTGGGTGTTGTCGCCAATGCCAAGGGCACTGTTACCGGGACTGGCCGGATCGACTGGACCCCGGCGGGTGTAACCAGCACCGGCCGCTTCTCCACCCAGTCGCTCGATCTGGCGGCGGCGTTCGGCCCGGTGCAGGGGGCTTCGGGCACAATCGTGTTCACCGACCTGCTCGGCATGGTCACCGCGCCGAACCAGCAGCTGAAAATCGCGGGAATCAACCCCGGCATCGAAGTGCGCGACGGGGTGCTGACATATGACATGAAGCCCAATTTCGTGCTGGATATCCATGGCGCGCGCTGGCCGTTCATGGATGGGACGCTGACGCTGGAGCCGACGCGTATGCGGCTGGGCGAAGCAGAAACCCGCCGTTACACGCTGACTGTCGACGGGCTGGACGCGGCGGTCTTTGTCCAGCGGATGGAACTGGGCAATATCATGGCCACGGGCAAGTTCGACGGGACCCTTCCCTTGGTGTTCGATCAGGACGGGGGGCGTATCGAAGGCGGCAGGCTGGCATCGCGTGCGCCGGGCGGGAATGTCTCCTATCTCGGAGAACTGACCTATAAAGACTTGTCTGCAATGGGGAATTTTGCGTTCGATGCCCTGCGTTCGATCGATTACGGGGAAATGCAGGTGGATATGAACGGTTCGCTGGCTGGCGAAATCCTCACCCGTGTCAGTTTCGACGGGCTGAGCCAGGGGCAGGGGGCGTCGAAGAATTTCATCACCAAGCAGGTCGCCAAGTTGCCGATCCATTTCAACGTCAATATCAAGGCGCCGTTTTTCAGCCTCTTTGGTTCGTTCAAGTCGCTTTACGATCCGACGCTTGTACCCGACCCGGCCAAGCTGGGCCTGATCGGTGCGAAGAAACCGCCCGTGTCGGGCAGTACCGCCAATGAACGTCGTTCAGCGACCAGTCAGTGA
- a CDS encoding ATP synthase subunit B has protein sequence MPQIAQLAETYSSQIFWLLVIFGFVFFVIGKGMVPRVMGTVELRDKQINDDLAGAEAARNQANAEEEAWRQRENENRAQAQALVAKAKADAAIASEGKLAAAQGRIDEKLSAAEAKIAEARTSALAELESVASEAAQTIVEKLAGVSVPATSASSAVKKVLSNG, from the coding sequence ATGCCTCAGATAGCCCAGCTCGCCGAAACCTATTCCAGCCAGATTTTCTGGTTGCTGGTGATTTTCGGGTTCGTCTTTTTCGTTATTGGCAAGGGCATGGTTCCCAGAGTGATGGGAACCGTTGAACTGCGGGATAAGCAGATCAACGATGACCTCGCCGGGGCAGAAGCCGCCCGCAATCAGGCCAATGCCGAAGAAGAAGCATGGCGCCAGCGCGAGAATGAAAATCGCGCGCAAGCCCAGGCTCTTGTTGCCAAGGCGAAAGCCGATGCGGCCATCGCTTCGGAAGGCAAGCTTGCCGCCGCCCAGGGGCGGATCGACGAGAAGCTCAGTGCAGCCGAGGCGAAAATCGCCGAAGCCCGCACGTCCGCTCTCGCCGAACTCGAAAGCGTTGCCAGCGAAGCAGCCCAGACTATCGTTGAAAAGCTGGCCGGGGTGAGCGTTCCCGCGACATCGGCCTCCTCCGCCGTCAAGAAAGTGCTGAGCAATGGCTAA
- a CDS encoding NRDE family protein has translation MCIAAMAWDAHPDWLMVVAANRDEYHVRPSAPLARWDDGSGILAGRDLQAGGTWLGVAEAGRMVLITNYRAPGYPQPDRASRGQLVVGLLAGQTPGELEIYNPFNVLIANPRNSSILTNYPDTTREPLPSGVHGLSNGAFACPWPKTRQLNTALAQWLAQESPGDGPQATATLFDALRDDSPPPADPLESDGPEPPYAPVFIRNPVYGTRCSTVITVTRDGHGLIAERRFDAEGNPTGETVLPFRWPTG, from the coding sequence ATGTGCATTGCCGCGATGGCCTGGGATGCGCACCCCGACTGGTTGATGGTGGTTGCGGCCAACCGCGATGAATACCACGTCCGCCCCTCGGCCCCGCTGGCGCGGTGGGACGATGGCAGCGGCATTCTGGCCGGGCGCGATCTGCAGGCAGGCGGGACATGGCTGGGCGTGGCCGAAGCCGGGCGAATGGTGCTGATCACCAATTACCGCGCCCCCGGCTACCCGCAACCCGACCGCGCCTCTCGCGGGCAACTGGTGGTCGGGCTGTTGGCCGGGCAAACGCCTGGAGAACTAGAAATATACAATCCATTCAACGTATTGATTGCCAATCCTCGTAATTCTTCCATTTTGACGAACTACCCGGACACGACGCGCGAACCGCTGCCGTCGGGGGTTCACGGGCTATCCAACGGCGCTTTCGCCTGCCCCTGGCCCAAGACCCGCCAGCTTAACACCGCACTGGCCCAATGGCTGGCGCAGGAATCGCCGGGCGATGGGCCGCAGGCCACAGCCACGCTGTTCGATGCCTTGCGCGACGATTCGCCGCCGCCTGCCGATCCCTTGGAGAGCGATGGCCCAGAACCACCTTATGCCCCCGTGTTCATTCGCAATCCGGTTTACGGCACGCGTTGCAGCACGGTCATCACCGTAACCCGCGACGGGCATGGGCTGATTGCGGAACGCCGGTTCGATGCGGAGGGAAACCCAACCGGGGAAACCGTGCTGCCGTTCCGCTGGCCGACCGGCTGA
- a CDS encoding AtpZ/AtpI family protein, whose amino-acid sequence MSEDETGREPIGEDARIDALEERLRAAREREDVRNRPQVQGADANYRLGNRVLAELLGGIGGGALIGWVIDRFAGTSPWGLLVMMFLGIIVAFRNIIRISNRRSD is encoded by the coding sequence ATGAGCGAAGATGAAACTGGCCGGGAACCCATTGGCGAAGATGCGCGGATCGACGCGCTTGAGGAGCGGCTCAGGGCCGCCCGCGAGCGGGAGGATGTGCGTAATCGTCCGCAGGTGCAGGGGGCTGATGCGAATTATCGCCTCGGCAACCGCGTACTGGCGGAATTGCTGGGGGGTATCGGTGGTGGCGCGCTGATCGGTTGGGTAATCGACCGGTTTGCGGGCACTTCACCGTGGGGCCTGTTGGTGATGATGTTTCTTGGGATCATCGTTGCCTTCAGGAATATCATCCGGATTTCGAACCGGCGCTCCGATTGA
- a CDS encoding F0F1 ATP synthase subunit A — MAAEQAKVDPMHQFAIQPMFGSAHWEIAGYNIAFTNSALWMAISAVALWIFIAGGMKRQLVPGRWQMAVESFTGFIDDLLKANVGKEGKKYVPYIFSLFMFILFSNLLGLIPLPLAIVGVHPFTATSHFTVTGVLAIISFLIVLLVGFWKHKLHFFSLFIPHGTPLVMIPLIFCIELVSFLVRPFSLGLRLFVAMMAGHVLLEVLSSFVIDGINAGFGIGPVVSILSFILMLAICALEVLVAGIQAYVFALLSSLYINDAEHLH, encoded by the coding sequence GTGGCAGCCGAGCAGGCCAAAGTCGACCCGATGCACCAGTTTGCGATTCAGCCGATGTTCGGCTCTGCGCACTGGGAAATTGCCGGTTACAACATCGCTTTCACCAACTCCGCCCTGTGGATGGCGATCTCGGCGGTTGCGCTGTGGATCTTCATTGCCGGCGGCATGAAGCGCCAGCTGGTTCCCGGCCGGTGGCAGATGGCGGTGGAAAGCTTCACCGGTTTCATCGACGATCTTCTGAAAGCCAATGTGGGCAAGGAAGGGAAGAAGTACGTTCCGTATATCTTCTCGCTGTTCATGTTCATCCTGTTCTCGAACCTGCTGGGCCTGATCCCGCTGCCGCTGGCGATTGTCGGCGTGCACCCGTTCACGGCAACCAGCCACTTCACGGTCACCGGCGTTCTCGCGATCATCTCGTTCCTGATCGTGCTGCTGGTCGGCTTCTGGAAGCACAAGCTGCACTTCTTCTCGCTGTTCATCCCGCACGGTACGCCGCTGGTGATGATCCCGCTGATTTTCTGCATCGAACTGGTCAGCTTCCTCGTTCGTCCCTTCAGCCTCGGCCTGCGTCTTTTCGTGGCCATGATGGCTGGGCACGTTCTGCTTGAAGTGCTCTCCAGCTTCGTCATCGACGGTATCAACGCCGGCTTCGGCATTGGCCCGGTCGTTTCGATCCTCAGCTTTATCCTGATGCTTGCGATCTGCGCACTCGAAGTGCTCGTCGCCGGTATCCAGGCCTACGTTTTCGCTCTGCTCAGCTCGCTGTACATCAACGACGCTGAACATCTTCACTGA